In Egibacteraceae bacterium, the following are encoded in one genomic region:
- a CDS encoding DUF6788 family protein, producing the protein MACITRPPDPWVLPGTVTTFRRRCGKATCRCASGDPHESPALVFTEAGRTKTLTLTEAEVAEVAAAVARYEAAKADLAQAAAAGVAELRARRAARRGQSR; encoded by the coding sequence ATGGCCTGTATCACTCGACCACCCGACCCATGGGTGCTGCCCGGCACCGTGACCACCTTCCGGCGACGCTGCGGGAAGGCAACCTGCCGCTGCGCCTCGGGGGACCCCCACGAGAGCCCCGCGTTGGTGTTCACCGAGGCCGGACGCACCAAGACGCTGACCCTGACCGAGGCCGAGGTGGCGGAGGTGGCCGCCGCGGTGGCCCGCTATGAGGCCGCCAAAGCCGACCTGGCGCAAGCGGCCGCCGCCGGCGTCGCCGAGCTGCGTGCCCGCCGGGCCGCCCGCCGAGGCCAGTCACGATGA